The Mus musculus strain C57BL/6J chromosome 2, GRCm38.p6 C57BL/6J genome has a window encoding:
- the Olfr1026 gene encoding olfactory receptor 1026: MLKKNFTTVTEFIFLGLTDRAELQPVLFVVFLLIYLITVTGNVSMIFLIRSDSKLHTPMYFFLSHLSFVDLCYATTVAPQMLVNFLSKRKNISFIGCIIQFHFFIALVITDYYMLAVMAYDRYVAICKPLLYTSKMSRRVCLSLVATQYIYGFVNGLIQTILMLRLTFCGPNEINHFYCADPPLMVLACSDTYVKKTAMFVVAGSNLTCSLTIILISYIFIFTAILRIRSAEGRQKAFSTCGSHLTAVTIFYGTLFCMHLRPPSETSVEQGKIVAVFYIFVSPMLNPFIYSLRNKDVKNAIRKVIQK, translated from the coding sequence ATGTTAAAGAAAAACTTTACAACAGTTACAGAGTTTATTTTCCTAGGATTGACAGATCGAGCAGAGCTTCAGCCTGTGCTCTTTGTGGTATTCCTACTCATCTACCTCATCACAGTGACTGGTAACGTGAGCATGATCTTCTTAATCAGAAGTGACAGCAAGcttcacacacccatgtacttcttcctcagccATCTCTCCTTTGTAGATCTCTGTTATGCCACCACTGTTGCCCCTCAGATGTTGGTTAACTTTTTATCCAAGaggaaaaacatttcttttattggCTGCATCATTCAATTCCACTTTTTTATTGCCCTGGTGATCACAGACTACTATATGCTTGCAGTTATGGCTTATGATCGTTATGTGGCCATCTGCAAGCCCTTGTTATATACTAGTAAAATGTCCCGaagagtctgtctctctcttgtggcCACACAGTACATTTACGGCTTTGTAAATGGTTTAATACAGACCATTCTGATGCTTCGTTTAACCTTTTGTGGACCCAATGAGATCAATCACTTCTACTGTGCAGATCCACCACTCATGGTCCTTGCTTGCTCAGACACCTATGTGAAAAAAACTGCCATGTTTGTGGTGGCAGGATCCAACCTCACCTGTTCTCTCACCATCATCCTCATCTcctatattttcatctttacagcCATTCTGCGGATCCGTTCTGCAGAGGGGAGGCAGAAGGCCTTCTCTACTTGTGGATCCCACCTGACTGCTGTTACCATCTTTTATGGAACATTGTTCTGCATGCACCTGAGGCCCCCCTCTGAGACATCTGTAGAACAAGGGAAAATTGTGGCTGTCTTTTATATCTTTGTAAGTCCTATGTTAAACCCATTCATCTATAGTCTGAGGAATAAAGATGTGAAAAATGCAATAAGGAAAGTGATCCAGAAATGA